The following are encoded in a window of Phaseolus vulgaris cultivar G19833 chromosome 3, P. vulgaris v2.0, whole genome shotgun sequence genomic DNA:
- the LOC137806529 gene encoding acyl-coenzyme A thioesterase 2, chloroplastic-like: protein MQLLRNPKPCFSLFHHLLRLNSSCPSNHLSTVSTTDPTTTTSTTPTTSRSVLIDAGSSNRKPISLWPGLFHSPAIYALWEARSSTLEKSNGPSLPKAPSQSRTTIFYNFSSDHMLREQYRNPWNHIRMGKLVEDFDALAGTVAFKHCSNEDGTARPLLLVTASVDKMVLKKLIHIDADLTIVGAVTWVGRSSMEIQLELIQSAQGNPNISNSPALVAKFTFVARDSATGKAAPINQISPESEQERLLWEEAEERNQIRKRKNQEQKHGECEDTSRLKALLAEARIFCDMPALANRDSILMKDTCLQNSFICQPQQRNIHGRIFGGFLMRRAFELAFSTAYAFAGAAPHFLEVDHVDFLKPVDVGNFLRLKSCVLYTELDNLAEPLVNVEVIAHVTKPEDRSSEVSNRFYFTFGVDPESVENGLRIRHVVPAIEEEARKVLERIDAENLTLVKKDGNLQPVKEHT from the exons ATGCAACTCTTGAGAAACCCAAAACCATGTTTTTCACTGTTCCACCATCTTCTCAGACTCAATTCCTCTTGCCCTTCCAATCATTtgtcaactgtttccaccacagaCCCAACAACCACAACCTCAACAACACCAACCACATCAAGATCTGTTCTTATCGATGCGGGCTCTTCTAACCGCAAACCCATTAGTCTGTGGCCGGGGTTGTTCCATTCCCCTGCCATATACGCTCTCTGGGAAGCCAGATCCTCCACTTTGGAAAAATCCAATGGCCCCTCTCTTCCCAAAGCCCCCTCCCAAAGCAGAACCACCATCTTCTACAACTTCTCCTCTGATCACATGCTTCGTGAGCAGTACCGGAACCCCTGGAATCACATCAGGATGGGCAAGCTCGTCGAGGACTTTGATGCTCTCGCTGGTACCGTTGCATTCAAG CACTGTTCTAATGAAGATGGCACTGCAAGGCCCCTTCTACTGGTAACTGCTTCTGTTGATAAGATGGTTCTAAAGAAGCTGATCCATATTGATGCTGATTTAACCATTGTTGGTGCTGTTACATGGGTTGGCCGGTCATCCATGGAGATTCAACTGGAACTGATTCAGTCCGCACAAG GGAATCCCAATATATCAAACTCACCTGCACTTGTAGCCAAGTTTACATTTGTTGCTCGTGACTCTGCCACTGGAAAAGCTGCCCCAATTAACCAGATCTCACCTGAAAGTGAGCAAGAAAGACTGCTCTGGGAAGAAGCAGAAGAAAGGAACCagataagaaaaagaaagaatcaAGAACAGAAACATGGAGAGTGTGAAGACACTTCTAGGCTCAAAGCACTATTAGCTGAAGCGCGTATTTTCTGTGACATGCCAGCATTGGCTAACAGAGATAGCATCCTGATGAAGGATACTTGCCTACAAAACTCTTTTATCTGCCAGCCACAGCAAAGAAACATCCATGGTCGTATCTTTGGGGGATTCTTGATGAGAAGAGCGTTTGAACTTGCCTTTTCAACTGCTTATGCCTTTGCTGGTGCTGCTCCTCATTTCTTAGAAGTTGATCATGTTGATTTTTTGAAACCA GTGGACGTTGGAAATTTTCTTCGTCTCAAATCTTGTGTTCTATATACGGAACTTGACAACCTAGCTGAACCCCTTGTGAATGTGGAGGTTATTGCACATGTGACAAAGCCTGAGGACCGCTCCAGTGAG GTATCTAACAGATTCTACTTCACATTTGGTGTTGATCCTGAGAGCGTTGAAAATGGGTTAAGGATTCGACATGTTGTTCCCGCTATAGAAGAGGAAGCAAGGAAGGTGCTTGAACGCATTGATGCTGAGAACTTAACTTTGGTTAAAAAAGATGGTAATCTTCAACCGGTAAAGGAGCACACCTAA